A stretch of the Mycobacterium sp. ITM-2016-00317 genome encodes the following:
- a CDS encoding RDD family protein has protein sequence MTSVLDTAPAAPEAPAEESPASWSARAGAFAVDTLPAAGVIATAVLLALTADGWTRWLFTAVAAVAFFLMAANRLVLPAATGWTLGRALFGIAVCRADDSAVCRADSSAVCRADGSAVGVLRLTAREFAHLLDTLALCVGWLWPLWDRRRRTFADMLTGTRVYRVPPPQRDMRRVVAVALIVAAVVSVAVVGLGYALVYRPERAVDTARQQVAEEGPRIVEQVLSYGTDTMIDDFARAQALTTDGYRPQLIAQQQAVQGGGASTNEYWAVNSAVLTDPPVTADRVSMLLALQGQRGTTPEDMKFITATVRVDFEKSADGQWRVANLSVLKKPMMNVAGQ, from the coding sequence GTGACGTCGGTGCTGGACACGGCGCCCGCCGCGCCGGAGGCACCCGCCGAGGAGTCCCCGGCGTCATGGTCGGCGCGGGCGGGGGCGTTCGCAGTCGACACACTGCCCGCGGCCGGCGTGATCGCGACGGCGGTTCTGCTGGCGTTGACCGCCGACGGCTGGACCCGATGGCTGTTCACCGCGGTGGCCGCGGTCGCGTTCTTCCTGATGGCGGCCAACCGGCTGGTGCTTCCGGCCGCGACCGGGTGGACGCTGGGCCGGGCCCTGTTCGGCATCGCGGTGTGCCGCGCCGACGACAGCGCGGTGTGCCGCGCCGACAGCAGCGCGGTGTGCCGCGCCGACGGCAGCGCGGTCGGGGTGCTGCGGCTGACCGCGCGCGAGTTCGCCCACCTGCTGGACACCCTGGCGCTGTGCGTGGGCTGGCTGTGGCCGTTGTGGGACCGGCGTCGCCGCACGTTCGCGGACATGCTGACGGGCACGCGGGTGTACCGGGTGCCGCCACCGCAGCGCGACATGCGCCGGGTGGTCGCGGTGGCACTGATCGTGGCCGCGGTGGTGTCGGTGGCCGTGGTGGGTCTCGGTTATGCGCTGGTGTACCGGCCGGAACGCGCGGTGGACACCGCACGCCAGCAGGTCGCCGAGGAGGGGCCGCGGATCGTGGAGCAGGTGCTGAGCTACGGCACCGACACCATGATCGACGACTTCGCCCGGGCGCAGGCGCTCACCACCGACGGATACCGGCCGCAGCTGATCGCCCAGCAGCAGGCGGTGCAGGGCGGCGGCGCGAGCACCAACGAGTACTGGGCGGTCAACAGTGCGGTGCTCACCGATCCGCCCGTCACCGCCGACCGGGTGTCGATGCTGCTCGCGCTGCAGGGGCAACGCGGCACCACGCCCGAGGACATGAAGTTCATCACCGCGACGGTGCGGGTGGACTTCGAGAAGTCGGCCGACGGCCAGTGGCGGGTGGCGAACCTGAGCGTGCTGAAGAAGCCGATGATGAACGTGGCGGGCCAGTGA
- a CDS encoding virulence factor Mce family protein, producing the protein MSTVFNIRKLKVPKVAVIVGAVVLVVAVVCAILGWNVYKNLTTKTVVAYFTQTLAIYPGDKVQIMGVQVGTIDKIEPAGDKMKVTLQYESKYKVPENATASILNPSLVASRTIQLSPPYTGGPELKDGAVLDVDRTQVPVEYDDLRDSISRLLTDLGPTPEQPKGPFGDIIESAADGFAGKGKQLNTTLNNLSEALYALNEGRGDFFSVVKSLALFVNALHQSDQQFVSLNNNLAQFTNAFTDTDREVATAVQDLNELLTTTREFVDENGEVLAHDVQNLADVTNAILQPEPRDGLETALHAYPNVAANLMNISSPNAGGIVAMPVIANFANPMEFLCSAIQAGSRLGYQESAELCAQYLGPILDSIKFNYLPFGANQLQTAMTLPKQIAYSEERLRPPPGYKDTTVPGIFSRDTLFSHGNHEPGWVVAPGMQGVEVQPFTRNMLTPESLAELMGGPDITPPPAPPAFGTTRNGNLPGPPNAFDQNNPLPPPWYPQPGPPPAPAPGVVPGNPAPVNAPAAPPPAAPAGPLMPAEAGG; encoded by the coding sequence GTGTCGACAGTTTTCAACATCCGGAAGCTCAAGGTGCCCAAGGTCGCGGTGATCGTCGGGGCCGTCGTGCTGGTCGTGGCCGTCGTGTGCGCGATCCTCGGCTGGAACGTGTACAAGAACCTGACCACCAAGACCGTGGTCGCGTACTTCACCCAGACGCTGGCGATCTATCCCGGCGACAAGGTCCAGATCATGGGTGTCCAGGTGGGCACGATCGACAAGATCGAACCCGCGGGCGACAAGATGAAGGTCACGCTCCAGTACGAGAGCAAGTACAAGGTCCCGGAGAACGCGACCGCGTCGATCCTGAACCCGAGCCTGGTGGCCTCGCGCACCATTCAGCTGTCGCCGCCCTACACCGGCGGGCCCGAGCTCAAGGACGGCGCGGTTCTCGACGTCGACCGCACGCAGGTGCCCGTCGAGTACGACGACCTGCGCGATTCGATCAGCAGGCTGCTCACCGATCTCGGCCCGACACCGGAGCAGCCGAAGGGGCCGTTCGGCGACATCATCGAATCGGCCGCCGACGGTTTCGCAGGCAAGGGCAAACAGCTGAACACGACGCTGAACAACCTGTCGGAGGCGCTGTACGCGCTCAACGAGGGCCGCGGCGACTTCTTCAGCGTGGTCAAGAGCCTGGCGCTGTTCGTCAACGCGCTGCACCAGAGCGACCAGCAGTTCGTCTCACTGAACAACAATCTGGCGCAGTTCACCAACGCGTTCACCGACACCGACCGCGAGGTCGCCACTGCCGTCCAGGATCTGAACGAACTGCTCACCACCACACGGGAATTCGTCGACGAGAACGGCGAGGTGCTGGCGCACGACGTGCAGAACCTGGCCGATGTCACCAACGCGATCCTGCAGCCCGAGCCGCGCGACGGTCTGGAGACCGCACTGCACGCCTACCCGAACGTCGCGGCGAACCTGATGAACATCTCGTCGCCGAACGCCGGCGGCATCGTCGCGATGCCGGTGATCGCAAACTTCGCGAACCCGATGGAGTTCCTGTGCAGCGCGATCCAGGCGGGCAGCCGGCTGGGCTACCAGGAGTCGGCGGAGCTGTGCGCGCAGTACCTCGGCCCGATCCTCGACTCGATCAAGTTCAACTACCTGCCGTTCGGGGCGAACCAGCTGCAGACGGCGATGACGCTGCCCAAGCAGATCGCCTACTCCGAGGAGCGGCTGCGGCCGCCGCCGGGCTACAAGGACACCACCGTGCCGGGCATCTTCTCCCGCGACACCTTGTTCTCCCACGGCAACCACGAGCCGGGCTGGGTCGTCGCGCCCGGGATGCAGGGCGTCGAGGTGCAGCCGTTCACCAGGAACATGCTGACGCCCGAGTCGCTGGCCGAACTGATGGGCGGCCCCGACATCACCCCGCCGCCGGCGCCGCCGGCGTTCGGCACCACGCGCAACGGCAACCTGCCCGGCCCGCCGAACGCGTTCGACCAGAACAACCCGCTGCCACCGCCGTGGTACCCGCAGCCCGGCCCGCCGCCGGCGCCCGCCCCGGGCGTCGTCCCGGGCAACCCGGCCCCGGTGAACGCTCCGGCGGCCCCGCCCCCCGCGGCGCCGGCCGGTCCGCTGATGCCGGCCGAGGCAGGAGGCTGA
- a CDS encoding virulence factor Mce family protein: protein MKITGTALKLGAFSLVLLLFTAIIVVVFGQLRFDRTTGYSAIFSNASGLRPGQFVRASGVEVGKVKDVKLIDNGSKVKVDFSVDRSLELFDESTASVRYLNLIGDRYLELSRGESNARMAAGGTIPVERTQPALDLDALIGGFRPVFQSLEPEKVNTIAQSIITVFQGQGGTINDILDQTATLTATLADRDQAIGEVITNLNTVLDTTVRHQKEFDDTVKNFEVLITGLKNRADPIAESVADISDAAGTIGDLLADNRPLLQSTISKLEILNQPLVDQRDELNNLLVQFPQALAIIGRSGGVYGDFFNFYACDVTLKLNGLQPGGPVRTVKVWSQPSGRCTPQ from the coding sequence ATGAAAATCACCGGTACCGCCCTCAAACTCGGCGCCTTCTCGCTGGTGCTGCTCCTGTTCACCGCGATCATCGTCGTGGTCTTCGGCCAGTTGCGGTTCGACCGCACCACCGGGTATTCGGCGATCTTCTCCAACGCCAGCGGTCTGCGCCCCGGGCAGTTCGTCCGTGCCTCCGGCGTGGAGGTCGGGAAGGTCAAGGACGTCAAGCTGATCGACAACGGTTCCAAGGTGAAGGTCGACTTCAGCGTCGACCGGTCGCTGGAACTGTTCGACGAGTCGACGGCCTCGGTGCGCTACCTGAACCTGATCGGCGACCGCTACCTGGAGCTCTCGCGCGGTGAGAGCAACGCGAGAATGGCTGCGGGAGGGACGATCCCGGTCGAGCGGACCCAGCCGGCGCTCGACCTCGACGCGCTGATCGGCGGGTTCCGCCCGGTGTTCCAGTCCCTGGAACCGGAGAAGGTCAACACCATCGCGCAGTCGATCATCACGGTCTTCCAGGGTCAGGGCGGCACCATCAACGACATCCTCGACCAGACCGCGACGCTGACCGCGACGCTGGCCGACCGGGACCAGGCCATCGGCGAGGTGATCACCAACCTCAACACCGTGCTGGACACCACCGTGCGCCACCAGAAGGAGTTCGACGACACGGTCAAGAACTTCGAGGTTCTCATCACCGGTCTGAAGAACCGCGCCGATCCGATCGCGGAGTCGGTCGCCGACATCAGCGACGCAGCGGGCACCATCGGGGATCTGCTCGCCGACAACCGGCCGCTGCTGCAGAGCACGATCAGCAAGCTGGAGATCCTCAACCAGCCCCTCGTCGACCAGCGCGACGAGCTCAACAACCTGCTGGTGCAGTTCCCGCAGGCGCTGGCCATCATCGGCCGGTCCGGCGGGGTCTACGGCGACTTCTTCAACTTCTACGCCTGCGACGTGACCTTGAAGCTCAACGGATTGCAGCCCGGTGGCCCGGTCCGCACCGTGAAGGTCTGGAGCCAGCCGTCAGGTAGGTGCACGCCGCAATGA
- a CDS encoding mammalian cell entry protein, which translates to MSPARRFTAADPADSTVGEDYFRPKPRPAARWGLPLVSVLAALVLVAAIAASAFMLVGQLGDRREAVDEASALGYTSGFMVMYTSLDPYNANGYADRVAAEATGEFAKNFQARLNEILVQVARSEPSTGEVLAAGVQRWNEDGSADVLIATKVTSKTPDGKSTIESGSRWVATAIKEGQQWKISNLVQVI; encoded by the coding sequence GTGAGCCCGGCCCGCAGGTTCACCGCCGCCGACCCCGCCGACAGCACGGTCGGCGAGGACTACTTCCGGCCGAAGCCCCGACCCGCTGCGCGCTGGGGCCTGCCGCTGGTGTCGGTGCTGGCCGCGCTGGTGCTGGTGGCGGCGATCGCGGCGAGCGCGTTCATGCTCGTCGGGCAGCTCGGTGACCGCAGGGAGGCGGTCGACGAGGCCTCGGCGCTGGGCTACACGAGCGGGTTCATGGTGATGTACACCAGCCTGGACCCGTACAACGCGAACGGCTATGCCGACCGGGTGGCCGCCGAGGCCACCGGGGAGTTCGCCAAGAACTTCCAGGCCAGGCTGAACGAGATCCTGGTCCAGGTGGCGCGTTCGGAACCCAGCACCGGTGAGGTGCTCGCCGCGGGGGTGCAGCGGTGGAACGAGGACGGCAGCGCCGACGTGTTGATCGCCACCAAGGTCACCTCGAAGACGCCGGACGGCAAGTCGACGATCGAGAGCGGAAGCCGTTGGGTCGCAACGGCGATCAAGGAAGGACAGCAGTGGAAGATCAGCAACCTGGTACAGGTGATCTGA
- a CDS encoding phosphodiester glycosidase family protein encodes MPTPPANLRRFLTAVRYALAVTMCATVAAATAPPAAAADARALLAGAIANTRGSYLVYNFGGGFPAPMLNAAGRWYEMNNGGRLMIIKGASQRLAPRLLADSHTGYQARCERDPRARTGEGLWQASEIYTPLEAWYALGQPAIAINANFFDVRGQRGGSWKTTGCSSPLGAYVDNTRGLGRTNAAVTGTLAYAGKQGLSGGDEHWMALSTMILPVKGAPFVVPPRHDDDFDAATPAVTGLLDKGTRFVAVAGIGLLAPGDTGQLNDPGPSAARTALAYVRDRDEMYVFQGGSYTPDQIQDLFRGLGSDTAVLLDGGGSSAIVLRRDTGGMWAGAGSPRGSCDTMAVLCDSRERAQPAWLAFN; translated from the coding sequence GTGCCGACTCCCCCCGCAAACTTGCGGCGATTTCTCACCGCGGTGCGCTACGCGCTCGCGGTGACGATGTGCGCCACGGTGGCGGCCGCGACGGCGCCCCCGGCCGCGGCGGCCGATGCCCGCGCGCTGCTCGCGGGCGCGATCGCCAACACCCGCGGCTCCTACCTGGTCTACAACTTCGGCGGCGGCTTCCCCGCACCGATGCTCAACGCGGCGGGCCGGTGGTACGAGATGAACAACGGTGGCCGGCTGATGATCATCAAGGGTGCCTCCCAGCGACTGGCTCCGCGGCTGCTCGCCGACTCGCACACCGGCTATCAGGCCCGCTGCGAACGGGATCCGCGCGCCCGCACCGGCGAAGGGCTGTGGCAGGCGTCCGAGATCTACACCCCGCTGGAGGCCTGGTACGCGCTCGGCCAGCCCGCCATCGCGATCAACGCGAACTTCTTCGACGTCCGCGGGCAGCGCGGCGGCTCGTGGAAGACCACGGGCTGCAGCTCGCCGCTGGGCGCCTACGTGGACAACACCCGTGGGCTGGGCCGGACCAACGCCGCGGTGACCGGGACGCTGGCCTACGCCGGCAAGCAGGGGCTCTCCGGCGGAGACGAGCACTGGATGGCGCTGTCCACGATGATCCTGCCGGTCAAGGGGGCGCCGTTCGTCGTCCCGCCCCGCCACGATGACGACTTCGACGCCGCCACCCCGGCGGTGACCGGCCTGCTCGACAAGGGCACCCGGTTCGTCGCCGTGGCAGGCATCGGGCTGCTGGCCCCGGGCGACACCGGCCAGCTCAACGATCCAGGACCGAGCGCGGCGCGCACCGCGCTGGCCTACGTCCGCGACCGCGACGAGATGTACGTCTTCCAGGGCGGCAGTTACACCCCGGACCAGATCCAGGACCTGTTCCGCGGGCTGGGCAGCGACACCGCGGTGCTGCTCGACGGCGGCGGCTCCTCGGCGATCGTGCTGCGCCGCGACACCGGCGGGATGTGGGCCGGCGCCGGCTCGCCGCGCGGCTCCTGCGACACCATGGCGGTGCTGTGCGACTCCCGCGAACGCGCTCAGCCGGCGTGGCTGGCGTTCAACTGA
- a CDS encoding virulence factor Mce family protein has translation MKKWTRLARRSIALAAAAVVLTSCGSWKGISNVPLPGGPGTGSQRTTIYVQMPDTLALNVNSRVRVADVYVGRVRSIELRNWVATLTLDLEPSIELPVNTLAKIGQTSLLGSQHVQLDLPPDPSEQKLKTGDTIPLQNASAFPTTERVLASIASILTGGGVANLETIQTEIYNVLNGREDQIRTFLGQLDTFTDELNQQRDDITRAIDSTNRLLSVVAQRNETLDAVLTEFPPLIQHFAETRDLFADAVVSLGRISNAAVDALEPSSENLQTNLANLQRPLRELGKSGPYLLGALKIFLTAPYSIENVPKAIRGDYINSSLTVDLTLSAIDNGFFSGTGISGMLRALEQAWGRDPNTMIPDVRFTPNPNSVPGGPLIERSE, from the coding sequence ATGAAGAAGTGGACCAGACTGGCACGCCGTTCGATCGCGCTGGCCGCGGCAGCGGTGGTGCTGACCTCGTGCGGTTCGTGGAAGGGCATCTCCAACGTGCCGCTGCCCGGCGGACCGGGCACCGGCTCGCAGCGCACCACGATCTACGTGCAGATGCCGGACACGTTGGCGCTCAACGTGAACAGCCGGGTGCGGGTGGCCGACGTGTACGTCGGCCGGGTGCGTTCCATCGAGCTGCGCAACTGGGTCGCCACGCTGACCCTCGACCTGGAGCCGAGCATCGAGCTGCCGGTCAACACCCTGGCCAAGATCGGGCAGACCAGCCTGCTGGGCTCCCAGCACGTCCAGCTCGATCTGCCGCCGGACCCGTCGGAGCAGAAGCTCAAGACCGGCGACACGATCCCGCTGCAGAACGCGTCGGCGTTCCCGACCACCGAGCGCGTGCTGGCCAGCATCGCGTCGATCCTGACCGGTGGCGGCGTGGCGAACCTGGAGACGATCCAGACCGAGATCTACAACGTCCTCAACGGCCGGGAGGACCAGATCAGGACCTTCCTGGGTCAGCTCGACACCTTCACCGACGAGCTCAACCAGCAGCGCGACGACATCACCCGAGCCATCGACTCGACCAACCGCCTGCTGTCGGTCGTCGCGCAGCGCAACGAGACCCTCGATGCGGTGCTCACCGAGTTCCCGCCGCTGATCCAGCATTTCGCCGAAACCCGGGACCTGTTCGCCGACGCCGTCGTATCGCTCGGCCGCATCAGCAACGCCGCCGTGGACGCGCTGGAGCCGTCCAGCGAGAACCTGCAGACCAACCTGGCCAACCTGCAGCGCCCGCTGCGGGAGCTGGGCAAGTCCGGGCCGTATCTCCTCGGCGCGCTGAAGATCTTCCTGACCGCGCCGTACAGCATCGAGAACGTGCCCAAGGCGATCCGCGGCGACTACATCAACTCGTCGCTGACGGTCGACCTGACGCTGTCGGCCATCGACAACGGGTTCTTCTCCGGCACCGGCATCTCGGGCATGCTCCGCGCGCTCGAGCAGGCGTGGGGCCGCGACCCGAACACGATGATCCCGGATGTGCGGTTCACCCCGAACCCGAACTCGGTTCCCGGCGGGCCGCTCATCGAGAGGAGTGAGTGA
- a CDS encoding fructosamine kinase family protein: MPFVKRNPHAPAGFFGCEAAGLRWLAAADGGVPCARVLDVTQHALTLERLTSAAPTRAAAREFGARLARTHDAGADGFGAPPQGWTGPGFFGPLNHPLPMDYARDASWGAFYADRRLAPMAERADLDPGTAAAVAAVADRCRAGEFDDDDIPARLHGDLWSGNVLWTADGVVLIDPAAHGGHRETDLAMLALFGCPHLDEVIAGYQQQRPLRAGWQGRVGLHQLYPLLAHVVLFGAGYQAQTRAAALSVS, translated from the coding sequence ATGCCGTTCGTGAAGCGAAACCCGCACGCCCCCGCAGGGTTCTTCGGATGCGAGGCCGCCGGGCTGCGGTGGCTCGCCGCGGCCGACGGCGGAGTGCCGTGCGCCCGCGTCCTGGACGTCACGCAGCACGCGCTGACGCTGGAGCGGCTGACAAGCGCCGCGCCCACGCGCGCCGCGGCCCGCGAGTTCGGCGCGCGGCTGGCCCGGACCCACGACGCGGGCGCCGACGGGTTCGGCGCACCGCCGCAGGGCTGGACCGGGCCGGGGTTCTTCGGCCCGCTGAACCACCCGCTGCCGATGGACTACGCCCGCGACGCTTCCTGGGGTGCGTTCTACGCCGACCGCAGGCTGGCGCCGATGGCCGAGCGCGCCGACCTGGACCCGGGCACCGCAGCGGCCGTGGCTGCCGTCGCCGACCGTTGCCGGGCAGGCGAATTCGACGACGACGACATACCGGCCCGGTTGCACGGCGACCTGTGGAGCGGCAACGTGCTGTGGACCGCCGACGGCGTGGTGCTGATCGACCCGGCCGCGCACGGCGGGCACCGCGAGACGGACCTGGCGATGCTGGCGCTGTTCGGCTGTCCCCACCTCGACGAGGTGATCGCCGGCTACCAGCAGCAGCGACCGCTGCGCGCCGGCTGGCAGGGCCGGGTCGGGCTGCATCAGCTCTACCCGCTGCTGGCCCATGTGGTGCTGTTCGGGGCGGGCTATCAGGCGCAGACCCGGGCGGCCGCGCTGAGCGTCAGTTGA
- a CDS encoding MCE family protein, translating into MRVLEGSNRVRGGVMGIIILVIVIGVGQSFASVPMLFATPTYYAEFADTGGITSGDKVRIAGVDVGTVKSLEIDGDRVRIGYTLGGTEIGTDSRAAIRTDTILGRRNLEIEPRGEDPLRANGVLPLGQTTTPYQIYDAFFDLSNNTAGWDTGTVRDSLNVLSETIDQTYPHLSAALDGVARFSDTIGKRDDQIKQLLANANKVAGVLGNRSGQINELFVNAQTLLAAINERNYAVSQLLERVNTFSAQVRGFIDDNPNLNRVLEQLRVITDVLNERKLDLADTLSSLSKFMVSLGEALASGPYFKVMLVNLAPYWILQPFVDAAFKKRGIDPQEFWRNAGLPAFRFPDPNGVGFENGAPPPAPTPIEGTPENPGPAVPPGSPCSYTPPGDGLPTPGNPLPCADLTQGPYGPVPGGYPPPNVATSEPNVHGPQPSPGLPAAAIPGQLSPPVPGARVPLPAAPPGARTVPLSPQPSPPDFTPGIAPLPPALTGPPPPPGPGPAPAPADQPVLPGNPPFLPPGSQG; encoded by the coding sequence ATGAGAGTCCTGGAGGGATCCAACCGCGTCCGCGGCGGGGTGATGGGCATCATCATCCTGGTCATCGTCATCGGGGTGGGCCAGAGCTTCGCCAGCGTGCCGATGCTGTTCGCGACGCCGACCTACTACGCCGAGTTCGCCGACACCGGCGGCATCACCTCCGGCGACAAGGTCCGGATCGCCGGCGTGGACGTCGGCACGGTGAAGTCACTGGAGATCGACGGCGACCGGGTGCGGATCGGCTACACGCTGGGCGGCACCGAGATCGGCACCGACAGCCGCGCCGCGATCCGCACCGACACCATCCTGGGCCGGCGCAACCTGGAGATCGAGCCGCGCGGGGAAGATCCGTTGCGCGCCAACGGGGTGCTGCCGCTGGGCCAGACCACCACGCCGTACCAGATCTACGACGCGTTCTTCGACCTGTCCAACAACACCGCCGGATGGGACACCGGCACGGTCCGCGACTCGCTGAACGTGCTGTCGGAGACCATCGACCAGACCTATCCGCACCTGAGTGCCGCGCTGGACGGAGTGGCCCGCTTCTCCGACACCATCGGCAAGCGCGACGACCAGATCAAGCAGCTGCTGGCCAACGCGAACAAGGTGGCCGGCGTGCTCGGCAACCGCAGCGGACAGATCAACGAGCTCTTCGTGAACGCGCAGACGCTGCTCGCCGCGATCAACGAGCGCAACTACGCGGTGAGCCAGCTGCTGGAGCGCGTAAACACGTTCTCCGCCCAGGTCCGCGGGTTCATCGACGACAACCCGAACCTCAACCGCGTGCTCGAGCAGCTGCGGGTGATCACCGACGTGCTCAACGAGCGCAAGCTCGACCTCGCCGACACGCTGTCGTCGCTGTCGAAGTTCATGGTCTCCCTCGGCGAGGCGCTGGCGTCGGGCCCGTACTTCAAGGTGATGCTGGTCAACCTCGCGCCGTACTGGATCCTGCAGCCGTTCGTGGACGCCGCGTTCAAGAAGCGCGGGATCGATCCGCAGGAGTTCTGGCGCAACGCCGGGCTGCCGGCGTTCCGGTTCCCCGACCCCAACGGCGTCGGCTTCGAGAACGGCGCCCCGCCGCCGGCCCCGACACCGATCGAGGGCACCCCGGAGAACCCCGGGCCCGCAGTGCCGCCCGGCTCCCCGTGCTCCTACACCCCGCCCGGCGACGGGCTGCCGACCCCCGGCAACCCGCTGCCCTGCGCGGACCTGACCCAGGGCCCGTACGGCCCGGTGCCCGGCGGTTACCCGCCGCCGAACGTCGCCACGTCGGAGCCGAACGTCCATGGGCCGCAGCCGAGCCCGGGTCTGCCCGCCGCGGCGATCCCCGGCCAGCTGTCGCCGCCGGTGCCGGGTGCCCGGGTGCCGTTGCCGGCCGCGCCGCCCGGTGCCCGTACCGTGCCGCTGTCCCCGCAGCCGTCCCCGCCGGACTTCACCCCGGGCATCGCGCCGCTGCCGCCGGCCCTGACCGGGCCGCCGCCACCGCCGGGGCCGGGACCCGCGCCCGCACCCGCGGACCAGCCGGTGCTGCCGGGTAATCCACCGTTCCTCCCACCGGGATCGCAAGGGTAG
- a CDS encoding mammalian cell entry protein yields the protein MEDQQPGTGDLTTDDPVTRSRRRFFRRMPKAAPEAVPAVDEPAPKVPVGKSRRAARKPAEETPAEETPEAVAETPDEQPEAVTLVPHRPAGRRAVVAVAAASVVFVAASGFAAAMAQPYLVERALYETKLTIARTATDAITTLWTYSPDDMATLGERASAYLSGDFGTEYRRYIDAIVEPNKQAQVTNTTEVMGAAVESVSPPTIPTEATALVYTNSVATSPVTKNIPSLRYLSYRLTMQREGDDWRIVRMSTITSFDLTPQL from the coding sequence GTGGAAGATCAGCAACCTGGTACAGGTGATCTGACCACCGACGATCCGGTCACGCGGTCCCGCAGGCGGTTCTTCCGCCGCATGCCGAAGGCCGCTCCCGAAGCCGTGCCCGCGGTCGACGAGCCAGCCCCCAAGGTGCCCGTCGGCAAGTCCCGGCGCGCTGCGCGGAAACCGGCCGAGGAGACGCCGGCTGAGGAGACCCCGGAGGCTGTCGCCGAGACCCCGGACGAGCAGCCCGAAGCCGTCACGCTGGTGCCGCACCGGCCCGCGGGACGCCGGGCCGTGGTCGCGGTCGCAGCCGCGTCGGTGGTGTTCGTCGCCGCGAGCGGGTTCGCCGCGGCGATGGCCCAGCCCTATCTCGTCGAACGTGCGCTCTACGAGACCAAGCTGACCATCGCGCGGACCGCGACCGACGCGATCACCACGCTGTGGACCTACAGCCCGGACGACATGGCCACGCTCGGCGAGCGCGCCTCGGCCTACCTGAGCGGTGACTTCGGCACCGAGTACCGCCGCTACATCGACGCGATCGTCGAGCCCAACAAGCAGGCCCAGGTCACCAACACCACCGAGGTGATGGGTGCGGCGGTGGAATCGGTGTCGCCGCCGACGATTCCGACCGAGGCGACCGCGCTGGTGTACACCAACTCGGTGGCCACCAGCCCGGTGACCAAGAACATCCCGTCGCTGCGGTACCTGTCCTACCGGCTGACGATGCAGCGCGAGGGCGACGACTGGCGGATCGTCCGGATGTCGACCATCACCTCCTTCGACCTGACACCGCAGCTGTAA
- a CDS encoding SRPBCC family protein, with protein MGGRRLPQGFGHAEQWDPGTRSCQRIDTGPVVEGAFWHNVSRMFGVTAELTYKLDELTDRRVVFVGENQSSRTVDAITVDRGGDGSVVTFQADIEMHGSAKLLGPLVKIAFEKRVGGTEKQLATVLNRLVKTPG; from the coding sequence GTGGGTGGTCGTCGACTACCTCAAGGATTCGGCCACGCGGAGCAGTGGGATCCCGGCACCCGGAGTTGCCAGCGCATCGACACCGGTCCCGTCGTCGAGGGCGCGTTCTGGCACAACGTGTCCAGGATGTTCGGGGTCACCGCGGAACTGACCTACAAGCTCGACGAGCTCACCGACCGCAGGGTGGTGTTCGTCGGGGAGAACCAGTCCTCCAGGACCGTCGATGCGATCACCGTCGACCGCGGCGGCGACGGTTCGGTGGTCACCTTCCAGGCCGACATCGAGATGCACGGTTCGGCAAAGCTTCTCGGGCCGCTGGTGAAGATCGCGTTCGAGAAACGAGTCGGCGGAACAGAGAAGCAGCTGGCCACCGTGCTCAACAGGCTGGTCAAGACTCCGGGTTAA